The genome window CACATCCGGGCGACTCGGCAACGGTTACTGCACCGCGACGCGCAACTTGTTACGCCAGGGATCCTCGAACCGCAACTCCTGTCCGGTGTGGTGATGCTCCACTCCGACACTTTTCAGCCGCTCGGCAAGCGCTCCGACCTCATCGGGATGTGGCACGTGGATGAGCACCTCGCCGAGGCCGAGGGTGTCCTTGCGCGGCCCGGCCCCCCGGCTGTTCCAGACGTTCATTGCCATGTGGTGGTGATAGCCCCCTGCGGAGACGAAAAGTGCCTGCCCGTGCCAGCCTGCGGTGCGCTCGAAACCCAGTGTTCCCACGTAGAACTGCTCGGCAGTAGGCACGTCGCCGACCTGCAGGTGGACGTGTCCGACGTCGGCGGCTGCCTTTTGCTGGCCACGCACCGATTCTTCGGTCAGGTTCGCTTCGAGGTACTGGCGCGGTGGCAGCGCGACGTTGTCCATGACCACGGTGCGCTTCCCGCCCACCTCAGTCCAGTTCCATGTGTCCCGCGGCTTGTCGAAATAGAGCTCAATGCCGTTACCCTCAGGGTCCGAGAAGTAGAAGGCCTCGCTGACCAGGTGGTCGGCGCTGCCGACGTACCGGCCTTCCGTCGACTGGGCAGCTTCGGCAGCGGATGCAACGGTGGCAGCAAGGTCCGAGCGGTCGGAAAAGAGCAGCGCCGTATGGAAGAGTCCGGCCTCGGTGGGAGCGGGCAATTTCCGCCCGGCCGCAGGTGCCAGATGAATGAGGGGAACATTCGCCCTTCCCAGATAGAGGCCGCCGTCGGACTCGGCGATGTCCACCAGCCCCAGGGCCTTCCGGTAGTAGCCGGCCATCCGGTCCAGGTTGCCGACCTTGAGCATCACGGTGCCCATCGCCGTTTCTGCAGGAAGCAGGTCCTGAATAGCGTTCATCATTCCTCCAAGGAAGTTGTTCCTGTCAGTGCCAACTACTTGAAGCTTAAAGTTATTCCCTGCACCGATATCTGTCTATGGTGATGCCCCGGCTCCCGCCGTATACCCTCGCACGAAGGCCCTGATCAGCGCGTCTCCCTCGTTGGTGTCCTGAGGCCGGTGACCCCCGCCCACCACGTGGTGTGTGGCGCCGGTGTCCGCCAGGTACCGGGCAACCTCTTCGTAGAGCGGCTCCCAGCCCCCGGTCAGCACGAGCGTGGGAACGCCGGGAACAATGTGGAGCGGCGCGGTCCAGGGAGGCGCCTGCAAGCGAAGCCGCCGCGCATTACGGCTGCCTTCGCAAGCTGCCGCCGGCGACTCAACCGCATAGGCCGCTCGGGCCAACTCACGGTCAAATTCCTCGTCGTTCAACTGGCCGCGCCTGGCAAACAACGACTCGACCCGCGAACGATAGGCGGCCGTGGCCGGCAGCGTGTCGGTGAGGGAAAAGCACGCCGGCTCAGCCAACAC of Arthrobacter sp. JZ12 contains these proteins:
- a CDS encoding VOC family protein, which gives rise to MNAIQDLLPAETAMGTVMLKVGNLDRMAGYYRKALGLVDIAESDGGLYLGRANVPLIHLAPAAGRKLPAPTEAGLFHTALLFSDRSDLAATVASAAEAAQSTEGRYVGSADHLVSEAFYFSDPEGNGIELYFDKPRDTWNWTEVGGKRTVVMDNVALPPRQYLEANLTEESVRGQQKAAADVGHVHLQVGDVPTAEQFYVGTLGFERTAGWHGQALFVSAGGYHHHMAMNVWNSRGAGPRKDTLGLGEVLIHVPHPDEVGALAERLKSVGVEHHHTGQELRFEDPWRNKLRVAVQ
- a CDS encoding alpha/beta hydrolase; the protein is MRSERVVFVHGADAFGAAAWPRQHGMALEFDCLFVRRHGFDSVAEPLATDFGADQSIVAEALGDGGHLVAAAQGAISAMMVAVEQPHLVRSLVLAEPACFSLTDTLPATAAYRSRVESLFARRGQLNDEEFDRELARAAYAVESPAAACEGSRNARRLRLQAPPWTAPLHIVPGVPTLVLTGGWEPLYEEVARYLADTGATHHVVGGGHRPQDTNEGDALIRAFVRGYTAGAGASP